From Amphiprion ocellaris isolate individual 3 ecotype Okinawa chromosome 2, ASM2253959v1, whole genome shotgun sequence, a single genomic window includes:
- the atg4c gene encoding cysteine protease ATG4C, producing the protein MPCGNGFPASLVQMENNGSDEVEKLKTKFLSVWHNVKYSWALKPKTSFSRNSPVLLLGKCYHFKAEDDDSVPEACYEASDEDFVMGNVEAFRKDFASRLWLTYREEFPPLPGSILTSDCGWGCMLRAGQMMLAQALTLHFLGRDWTWSEALTLQPLDTETWTTTAAKRLVASLEASLQGSSNPSDHGSSPLPQTQAAPGSAEEADAHVKEMYHRTLVSWFGDSPSAQLGLHRLVRLGLTMGKQAGDWYGPAVVAHILKKAVEEAMDPGLAGITAYVSQDCTVYSADVVDCHRAPRAGQTSDETSDAPPLPQNDQPASASPLPDDRAVIILIPVRLGGEKTNPEYFDFAKGILSLEYCIGIIGGKPKQACYFVGFQDDSLIYMDPHYCQSFVDVSTSDFPLQSYHCPSPKKMPFSKMDPSCTIGFYSRSVQDYERIRQELSKVLQPSAKEKYPAFTFVQGHGRDYDLSAGLTPEKKEWPFICDPRRTVTTAGDFVLL; encoded by the exons ATGCCGTGTGGGAATGGGTTCCCTGCCTCGCTGGTCCAAATGGAGAATAACGGGAGCGACGAGGTGGAAAAATTGAAGACAAAGTTCTTGTCAGTGTGGCACAATGTGAAGTACA GCTGGGCCCTCAAACCAAAGACCTCATTCAGTAGAAATTCTCCAGTGCTGCTTCTGGGAAAGTGTTACCATTTTAAGGCTGAAg ATGATGACAGTGTTCCTGAAGCCTGCTATGAAGCCTCTGATGAGGACTTTGTTATGGGGAACGTGGAAGCTTTCCGGAAGGATTTTGCATCTCGTTTGTGGCTGACCTACAGGGAGGAGTTCCCTCCTCTGCCGGGAAGCATCCTGACCTCCGACTGCGGCTGGGGCTGTATGCTGAGGGCCGGACAGATGATGCTGGCTCAGGCACTCACACTGCACTTCCTGGGCAGAG ACTGGACCTGGTCGGAAGCACTGACTCTCCAGCCTTTAGACACAGAGACGTGGACCACCACTGCAGCCAAGCGTCTGGTGGCCTCTCTCGAAGCTTCTCTGCAAGGTTCCTCCAACCCCTCCGATCATGGTTCATCACCACTGCCCCAAACCCAGGCTGCTCCTGGATCTGCAGAGGAGGCAGATGCACATGTGAAGGAAATGTACCACCGCACTCTTGTGTCTTGGTTTGGGGACAGTCCCTCGGCTCAATTGGGTCTCCACAGGCTTGTCCGCTTGGGCCTGACGAtgggaaaacaggctggggaCTGGTACGGACCAGCCGTGGTAGCACACATTCTCAA GAAAGCTGTCGAGGAGGCGATGGACCCTGGCTTGGCGGGTATAACTGCCTATGTCTCCCAGGACTGCACAG TGTACAGTGCTGATGTCGTCGATTGCCACAGGGCACCGAGAGCAGGGCAGACCTCTGATGAGACATCAGATGCCCCTCCTCTACCACAGAACGACCAACCGGCATCTGCTTCCCCCCTGCCAGACGACCGAGCCGTCATCATCCTCATCCCTGTGAGGCTGGGAGGGGAGAAGACCAATCCTGAGTACTTTGACTTTGCAAAG GGAATACTGAGTCTGGAGTACTGCATAGGTATCATCGGAGGGAAGCCCAAACAGGCCTGCTACTTTGTGGGATTTCAAG ATGACAGCTTGATTTACATGGACCCTCATTACTGTCAGTCTTTTGTGGATGTCAGCACCAGCGATTTCCCTCTCCAG TCATATCATTGCCCCTCACCGAAGAAGATGCCTTTCAGCAAGATGGACCCAAGCTGCACCATTGGTTTCTACTCCAGAAGCGTTCAGGACTATGAGAGAATCAGGCAGGAGTTGTCTAAG GTGCTGCAGCCATCAGCGAAGGAGAAATACCCCGCGTTCACTTTTGTACAAGGTCATGGCAGAGATTACGACCTGTCGGCAGGCCTGACCCCAGAGAAGAAAGAATGGCCCTTCATCTGTGACCCGCGAAGAACGGTCACCACTGCCGGAGACTTTGTGCTACTTTGA
- the angptl3 gene encoding angiopoietin-related protein 3 yields MKLLCLLLVLASSIAAVHLETSGRDEYPTLPSHVFITAPSPTEAKSRFAMLDDVRLLANGLLQLGQSLREFVHKTKAQINDIFQKLNIFDHSFYQLSVVTSEIKEEEEELKKTTNFLKANNEEIRNLSLEINSKINNILQERTLLQSKVGSLEERLKGLSQSMVPADQISEITTLKEVIEAQEKTITNLLKAVNEQHDQLDHQKIKIKNLEEKLSFDSFQDTVDKPMDSDHAAPDMFGYLTGNSTGLDTIDFPVDCSELYNKGESNSGIYVIKPNQSEPFNVYCEMGSDGGSTVIQRRVDGSADFDQTWEKYEKGFGDLEKDFWLGLKKIHSITQQGVYTLRVDLEDWKEEKRWAEYCFSLEGPSKDYTLHVSHLSGDLPDAMANSTGMRFSTKDRNKDNHRNSNCARNYTGGWWFNACGDTNLNGRYLWLRAKGRSVRRKGIHWKPGTGSSYSLKMTKITIRQAPTADCFN; encoded by the exons ATGAAGCTGTTATGCCTGTTGCTGGTACTAGCCAGTTCCATTGCTGCTGTCCATCTGGAAACCTCAGGTAGAGATGAGTACCCCACCCTGCCTTCCCACGTCTTCATCACAGCGCCGAGTCCAACTGAGGCAAAGTCTCGCTTTGCCATGCTGGATGATGTTCGCCTACTAGCAAACGGCCTCCTCCAGCTAGGACAGAGTTTACGGGAGTTTGTCCACAAGACCAAGGCCCAAATCAACGACATCTTCCAAAAGCTGAACATTTTCGACCACTCTTTTTACCAGCTCTCGGTGGTCACCTCAGAGatcaaggaggaagaagaagagctcAAGAAGACCACCAATTTCTTGAAAGCCAACAATGAGGAAATCAGGAACTTGTCACTGGAAATCAACTCTAAGATCAACAACATTCTGCAGGAGCGTACACTTCTGCAGAGCAAGGTGGGCAGCCTTGAGGAGAGGCTGAAGGGATTGTCACAGAGCATGGTCCCTGCTGACCAGATTAGTGAGATCACAACTCTTAAG GAAGTAATTGAAGcacaagaaaaaacaatcacTAATCTTCTGAAAGCTGTGAATGAGCAGCACGATCAGCTTGACCACCAGAAAATCAAGATTAAAAACCTGGAGGAAAAG CTCAGCTTTGACAGTTTTCAAGATACAGTGGATAAGCCAATGGATTCAGACCATGCGGCTCCTGATATGTTTGGATATTTGACGGGAAACTCAACTGGCCTGGACACAATTG ACTTCCCTGTAGACTGCAGTGAGCTGTACAACAAAGGGGAGTCAAACAGTGGAATCTATGTTATCAAACCAAACCAATCAGAGCCATTCAATGTTTACTGCGAAATGGGATCAG ATGGAGGTTCAACTGTCATCCAACGGAGGGTTGATGGTTCAGCGGATTTTGACCAGACATGGGAAAAGTACGAAAAAGGTTTTGGAGACCTGGAAA AGGACTTCTGGTTGGGCCTGAAGAAGATTCACAGCATTACACAGCAAGGAGTTTACACCCTGCGTGTTGATCTGGAGGACTGGAAGGAGGAGAAGCGCTGGGCTGAGTATTGCTTCTCACTGGAAGGCCCCTCCAAGGACTACACCCTTCATGTCAGCCACCTCTCAGGTGACCTGCCTGATGCCATGGCCAACAGCACCGGCATGAGATTCTccacaaaagacagaaataaggACAACCACCGAAATTCCAACTGCGCTCGCAATTACACAG GTGGCTGGTGGTTCAATGCCTGTGGCGACACAAATCTTAATGGAAGGTACTTGTGGTTGAGGGCAAAGGGACGCTCTGTGAGGAGGAAGGGCATTCACTGGAAGCCTGGCACAGGGTCCTCGTACTCCCTCAAGATGACCAAAATCACCATACGACAGGCTCCGACTGCTGATTGCTTCAACTGA